A region of the Sideroxydans lithotrophicus ES-1 genome:
CAGCCCCGCGAAACCGTAAGTTCCGGCAGATCGTTCCATTATGGAAGAGATGTCTACTTCAGGGTGAGGATGTAGGTGATCGCAGCCTTGAGGTCGGCGTCGCTCACGGTAGCGGGAGCCGGTGCCATCGGGATCGTTCCCCAGTTGCCCGCGCCGCCGGTTCGCACCTTTTTCGCCAGTTTGTCCACGATGCCGGGTTGTCCTTTGTATTTTGCCGCGATGTCCTTCAGCGCCGGTCCGACGAGCTTCTTATCCATTGTATGGCAGGCGAAGCAGCCGCTCTTCTTAAGCAGGGCTTCGTCGGCAAGCGCGTTGCCGGCTAACAGCAATCCGGCGGACAGAATCAACAGATGGTTCATCTTCATGGGCGGCTCCTTAAGGATTGGGATGACAGCGTGATGCCGCAGGTTCATGCATTTCCCGCCGCGAGTCAATCGCCTGTTGCGGCTGGCGGTTTTGGT
Encoded here:
- a CDS encoding c-type cytochrome encodes the protein MKMNHLLILSAGLLLAGNALADEALLKKSGCFACHTMDKKLVGPALKDIAAKYKGQPGIVDKLAKKVRTGGAGNWGTIPMAPAPATVSDADLKAAITYILTLK